Genomic window (Nicotiana sylvestris chromosome 7, ASM39365v2, whole genome shotgun sequence):
TCAATAATAATATATGTTTCAACTCAACCGTTCATCTGTCATGGAGTTGATATCTTATTGGCAAAATTGTTTACCAAAGCCAAAGCGTTGCTAGTCACCTCCTTCACCTTCCCTGCACGATCACAGACATCCAATTTCAATGGCTCGTCATCAGTAACATCCTCAAATCCATCGGTGCAAGTGTCTTCATTAGTTAAGGCTGCACTCATCCATGTCTGAACGTTACTCATCTGAAACCTCAACGACTCGCCGGAGCCACCAAGCTTACGCATCTGACTCAATGAATCACGTATTTGATCGATGGTGTCACCGAAAACCGAGAAGCAATCATGGAGCGCAGCTACAACTCGTGGTTGCGCTCCATAGTCAGCTTCGCGTGATAGGTTGGACAAGAAAGCTGCCATGCGCTTGGCTTTGGCTAGGGTTACTCCGACGGCTACACGAGCTAGTCGAGCAGGGTCTTGTTGTACTGCAGTGGCATAGTGATTAAGTGAATGGTAGCAGGTGGCAGGATACATGGTGGTTTTACAACTCGAGCGAATATAGTCTGTGTCAGCAGAGACATATCCAGGATTTAAAGGTTGAGGAGCGGCAGCATCAGGAACGGTGGCAACTGATGAAAACGTGGTAGGGTCAAGGAGAGCAAACGACGGGACAAGGCGGAGGTGGAGGAGAACGGCGGCGAAAAGGATGCAGAAGAGGGAAAGAGGATGTGAGGTTTTCATGGTTTATTGTATTTAGCTTTTTTTCGAACATGCAGTACTTAAAGCATTATGAAGAGTCCTTTGAACTCATGTTTTTTTTAGGTAAAATGACATTTCAGTCCTAAGAACCATATACTATAACATGTTGTCATGATTTCTATAGTTGAAAAGAATATTCATGTTCCTTTAATTCAGGAAGTACTGAACGTTGCAAATTATTTGACCTCTCACAACACAAAAACGATCCACTAAGAATTGAACCTTATTTTTCATTTATTAAAAACTGTTTGTTTTTATGTTTTGATGGTAAGCAAGAGGGGTTGCTAAGCAACCCCACTTCCaatcgagaggttgtgagttcgagtctccccaagagcaaggtgggatgttcttggagggaaggatgtcgggggtatatttggaaacagtctttctaccctagggtagaggtaaggtctgcgtacagactaccctctccagaccccacttagtgagattatactgggttgtttgttgttgttgttgttgttgttgttgttgttgttgttgttattgtttgtttgtttgtttgtttttatgTTTTATTTAGATCTCCCTCCTTATATGTTCTCTTGAACGTTTCTATTACCCACTATTTGTTTAATGACCTTTTTATCacattctttatttttttcatatAATTATTTAAGACCATATTCTACTATTCAAAAGTATCCCAACTCCCTCATTTTTTTGGGGtgggttttgggggggggggggggagtattAAGGTAAGACAGAGAGTCAATTGCTAATCCTCATCTAAACATAGATCATAGCATTCCATTCGCTTTTAATTTCTCATTGCCTCCTACAAATATCATGCTTTAACTTTTAGATCCTTAGGGCTAATTGTGACACTCAAAATGGTAAGGTAAAAACAGAGGCGGAACCAAGATTTGAAACAAATAGATTcggaattatatttattttaagtTATTAAATTCTAAATTagtaatttataaatataaaatttggACCAAAACTATTGAGTTTAACCGAGCCCGCATCCAAAGCTTTAGCTCCGCCCCTAGGTAAAAAGGGAGTAATTACTTCTTCAATCTAAAAAGCGTTGGAAGAATCCAGCAGTCATCATATTTACCCACCACAAGGAGGAACATTTTGTGAACAATGGACCTCCACCTTTTAactttcaagttcttaattttgcTGTTAGTTTGCCTAAATTAACGCCACTTAACGGGGTGGACCTACAATAAAATTTGTGGACCGAATGACTTTTACTTTAATTATGTGTAACACCTAATCATAAGTAATAACTACCAAACATTGTGTACTTTTGACATTTGGATTGACAAACAAAAAATGTGTACCCACTAGATAAAAGAAGGGGTAATAACTAccgccagaaactatttatatttggtgACCGAAAAAAATATACTTTCTtcattccaatttatgtgaatctgtttgactgggcacagagcttaagaaaaatgaaatcttttggaatttgtggtccaaaacaagtcaaaaagtggtccagagtatttgtgttattataaaaacttctcattaatggtagaattgtaagtttatgcaaaattgttaccaaatttagaaaatgggtcattctttttgcaacggaccaaaaaagaaatatgttcacataaactggaacagaggaagtataaaatttgtatataacatacaaaatatataaaattttatatatttttcgactattatttttaTAGCGGCTATACTGTATcattttttcgaaaaaaaaattataattgtTGATCTTGTGATATCCAACAAGAACTTTCAGCATTTCGGCGACAAGACTTTACAGTATGATTTATATGGACAATGTGTTCTACCTACAAAGCTAAAATCAAATTTTGTCAATCATGACATTTTCAATGTgttattaatttttttctttgggTACATGATAGACGTTTTATGTACTTTTCCAATACTAAAACTATTTTGGAAATTAATTAATAGACTGAAAATGGAAGCACATAATTCCGACTTATTAGATAAAGGAGTCCATTCAATTCTTTAGAGATGTTATCTCTAATACGTTTTAAAGTATGCTTTATTACACAAGTAATATTACAGCATGCTATTATTAGTGGCCCTAATTGGGTTTTTAACGCTTCAGTTTTGGTAAATAATTAACACGTGGAGTTAGTTATATTGtcattgttttcctttttctgttAGCTTCAACGAGTAAGTACATTGAAATGCTCTTGCACATGGTGGTCAATAAGAAATTTCCGAATTCTTTTATATACTACTAGGCTACTCCCTTTGTTTCAAAAAGATTGACATGCATTATTACTCCGATTTTTGAAGTTTACGAGATTGTTTTTCGaccattttttcttaaatattttatAAAGATGTTTGAATATGAATTATGACTTATAACACTTTTTATGTAGtttccaaaaatataaattttattttcaaaaatttaaagaaTCTATTTCCAAATTCACAGTCAAATTAAAGTTAAGCTTTTTGATCCTTGTATTCCGAACTATCCAATCTTTTTTAAACAGAGGGAATATTATACTTTTTTGCAGTATTAGAAATTAACTTACTTGTGTTTTATTTCAATCCAACCTTTTGCCATCAATTCCACTTAACTTTAAGGACGTACAACGGAATctaaaaagaaataaatacaccATCTTTTCCTATTTGTATTTTTTCTCAGGAATGGGTGGTTAGATGTTAGGTTGGAAGAGTACGCATGCAATGAGATTTTCTATTTATATATTTTGTCGAAATGTAATCATAGAAGAACTCTTTTATTTCGCCAAATATATATGgccaaataaaaaagaaatagaaTGAAATGCTTTAGCCACCATTTAAGAATGGCTGGGTGATCCAATCCAACCTCTCTCCTTTTATCtaataaataaaattatcacttCGAAGCGTGCAATTTGTTGATGCAACTTTTTTTGGGGGGTTATAACGCAACATTGATTTATTAGAAAACTAAAAGTACTACTCCtcgtttcaatttatgtaaacATGTTTGATTGAACACGAAAGTTAAGAAAAATTGAAAAGCACAGTCGATATTAAGTTTATACCTAGTAAGGGGATGAGTTCAGCCAACATGAATGGTAATAGTGGGTTTAGACTATTGTGAAGTAGTGGCTAAGCAGTGAAATTCAATAGCATGGCGAGAATTGCATGATGAGATACCCGTGTTGCTGAGTGATTAAATTGCGCGTCAACCAAATATGCCAGAAAGGTTTAACAATGTTGTGGTGTATGTAAGTAGCATCAATGACAGTGCATATGCGTTGAAGCCATGTGATGGGTTGGTGTTTGGGGACAAAAATAGCAAAGTGTCGGtaacttttgtttttttttactaTCATGGGTCAATATGGCCAcgactcgtaatgtataactataagtgggccaCAACTCGTATCAACGAACCATCGTTCTTAAAATATGAATATATATGTGCCGTCAAAGTCTCTGACAtattgtacaaaatgaacctctgtctacaaagcgtctaagattatttgacatcaaatgggatagggtaccggcctacctataagtctgtagcaaaattctgacacgatgactcatagactcggctacactccaaatgaggtggagtcttaccgatccttagctgaatgctaacctcgtctactatgagggctcgtcaaactgattgtctatacctgcaggcatgaatgcagcgtccccaaccaaaggacgtcagtacgaataatgtaccgagtatgtaaggcagaactaaaATATAagaataagtcaacattaattaaagacatataagaatcaacctgaatctctgaagtgccacTGTATATGCATACTCATTATACTTGTATATGtaatgcttctctttgagactattatccatatctTATGATGCATGActtcccaactgatcagtggtaactgcacGATCGGCCGTAGCATGGTGGTAAATACATGACTGTCCGACTgaccgtagctcggtggtaaatgtatAACTGGTTAACCGGccatagctcggtggtaaatgcatgactgcccgactGGCCATGGCTTGGTGGTAAatgtgtaactgcccaaccgACCTTAGCTCGGTAGTAAATAcatgactgcccgaccggccgtagctcggtggtaaatgaatatgcatgactgcccaaccggtggtaaataatgatacataactgcccaactGGTAGTAACTGCCCGACCGACTGTAGCACagtggtaaatgcatgaagatacgtgtatcactatattataaacattaacatctCTATCATATACCTCAATAGGGACTTAGggacatacttagacatgcttgaatattatTTTACCGGAAcaaataacatagacatccttaactgctaagagtagaaacACTTATGAAATAACATTAAGcttacgtatcgttacttggaaatgccaaaagaaggaaggattAGCATTAACacacctgaaccgattctcttgacaatccctctaacacacgtcttttGCGAAGAACACGTAACGGTAGATCAAAGTAagaaaaaatccgtataatagtcttgagaaagattataccgtGCTCTCTTAAAATTGCAAATTTCACGGTTTATCGCATTAGAAAGTTTCAAATGAAGTTTTTGAAGTTTCATCCGTAAGCTTAGCATCCAAAATAAAGCTTAGCACTTTCAAATGAATTCTTTAAAAGTGTTAGTTGGTAGGCCCACTAATTTGATGATTTAGCCACTTAGTCTTCTAAATTTGCCATGTTGCTATATAATTCAAGAGTCATTTCTTTAGCTTCCATTGGCTGCCACGTTAGAGGCCTTAACTTTATCCAAAGTTTTAATTAATCTCTCACTAAAATTTATTAATTATCcaaattatccacataattaagaattatctcaaattacttaaaatgctattcacttttaacatactctatacatcttactatcatagTCATGTGGCATCTTGTatgtcactagtccataaatacgagttattatagcttggaccgtattttatccccaaattgtcaaacttcaacggaattcattttcttcgattcgcttaccttctcaccttcacgaatttgcttatcacttgcttgaaatagcataatacttataatctccaaataatcttgtccttgaactgatgtcaattatTTTACGACAAATTTatcgtacaatactacagggtgtaacatcgtcgtaatataatactgcagagcgtaacatcatcgtaatataatactgcagagcgtaacatcatcgtaatactACATGGCATAACAGTTATGGATAAGGAGAGAGATAGAGGTAGGTAGTTCAAAGGAAAATGTGGATAAATTATAGGTTGAAGGGAGGATGATATGGCTAAGCGGCAATGTAGATTCATAGGAGAGTAAGGGTCCTTGAATTAGTTGACGAAGTGAGAAGTTGGGGGAGATCCATTGATAAAACTAATGCTGTACGGTGGGCCGGGCTGAGACCGGGACCGGACCGTGCCCGCAGTCCTAACGGGCTAAACGGGCCTGGCGGACCGGTCCCTAATGGTGCAAAAAGCCCGTGGCAGGCCGGGTATGGTAaaaaagcccacgagcccgggaccgctaagcccgggaccggctggcgggcctgggccggtcttaccgggcctaacgactactttttaattttttttttttaaaaatagcaacggtcaaaaattaaaattatagccgttgggctgcaattttgaccgtttggaagtttaaaaaatagtcatttggcccccaaactttattttaaccccaaactttatataattacactttttcccaattctcaactataaataccccctcattcttccatttttactcaccaattcatcaatctctctcaatctctctactataattgcttattttattgttgaaatttcgtgaaaaattgtgaagttggtgaattgaagtattcaagtcttcaacgattttcaattttcaagaagttgttcggcaattcggtaaacgcgttccaactcttaagttttaatattatagttttgttagttttatttagtataattatatttaatatggcattttcttcgaaaaatatttttggttgtaagggtaaagctaaaattggtgaaagtagtggccaacctactacccttcccccagctccccgacccagacctggtagacgtcctgctgctcctattattcttgatactGATAACTcctgttttcaattttccgatagtcaattttgccataatgttgcaccaggtgaaaatttagatgatgaaactatgaatgctctttatcctaatgaaactatctttgaaaatgaggaagaagatgaaacccaaccggatttagatgatacacctactagtccttttAATCACCCAACTGATGTACCGCCCGACCCACATGTAGAAACCCctagttttaatagacaacctcctaaatgcctagaaacatcattagtttggaatttttttactcaagtaagagaacaaaataaggctaagtataaaacatgtgggaaattactggcgcataaatatactggagaccgtagcggcacgggtagtttgactaggcacataaaaacacaccctagagataaagctagatatttacaaatgaaagcacagctagagggaacacatgtagattctgatgttaaccctagtacaggttcaaatctagttcaaccagga
Coding sequences:
- the LOC104247370 gene encoding 21 kDa protein-like; its protein translation is MKTSHPLSLFCILFAAVLLHLRLVPSFALLDPTTFSSVATVPDAAAPQPLNPGYVSADTDYIRSSCKTTMYPATCYHSLNHYATAVQQDPARLARVAVGVTLAKAKRMAAFLSNLSREADYGAQPRVVAALHDCFSVFGDTIDQIRDSLSQMRKLGGSGESLRFQMSNVQTWMSAALTNEDTCTDGFEDVTDDEPLKLDVCDRAGKVKEVTSNALALVNNFANKISTP